A genome region from Paralichthys olivaceus isolate ysfri-2021 chromosome 6, ASM2471397v2, whole genome shotgun sequence includes the following:
- the LOC109645148 gene encoding membrane-associated guanylate kinase, WW and PDZ domain-containing protein 3 isoform X3, with translation MSKTAVKKLHWRSRVQDSFVPLLGSSGELGVAIGGGADYGEFPFVTSAPGGGLTVGDIILEIGGTPVLGMTLGDVRGVLNSCPHPVRIKTVSPGSTLCKDLRLYLSKCFTPGSVDSQLQQVIRENLYLRAVPCTTRQPRDGEISGVDYNFVSIEEFFSLEESGALLESGKFKGNYYGTPRPVHISQESPPITYQEHRNLLRKFRTRSKSLSNLEKAVEEGENSEDDSGLSGGSAGVSSSVRPSHRSPGRPRASSSGGDGSPIVNGIIRSGARVRAVMPDHWEQAFSDPGESHYIDRNPKTSSWQSPRALSRETVYKNEWFTDQPEELRGFPVHTLLTKGSRGFGFNIVGGSRLREFLQVYSVTASGPSALKTADILVYINDVCVLGVSHKEVVEMLKSVPVGHSVDVEVRRGYPMLYNPDGCPKQPPPRLLDSGEPILPPTTTQPHQLPRLPTPTPQHFNFNGVHSERSYMEPGVTLDANGNAMSFAVRQPPPYRRSSMSNAASSPPMRPPRSLRSLARLQSLDQNLASQSDSEVVSAIGSHRASMIRNHNNNSLSTPPHHLRYGTSKSSESDLSTCTLSGSRLPLPQSPRRPVSSPCGPRGAQSPLFKQQTSHLRPPSSSDNPYNRSFSGFHGNTSPTASPSSVSSPGGLSAGSGGELVPVALAQTEGDRGLGFSVTAGGPGGRMTIVKRVWDRKQCNSLQPGDAIVKINGADIQSLSFSQVQTVLQEHTRQGEVILLVYRGGIYHSTVSPSSVRRLPPPLLRPPPPPVGSDDSSLLPETLPLPRSSMSTPPSPARTRSSLIQSTSFLESIPVTLTMEPKDWINTGLEDEAGGVTVPDARLARQSGEQIRSLRGFDVELRRKQGEGFGFVIASQDVENGKAASLLPHRFVTVRRGSPAAKSGQIRPGDRLEAVEGRSVVTLPHRELAQILRRVGNSLRLTIVPRPSTYSSSLSETNEFDPAHRSRKGQRSRPKRDSRYYSVDLDRGPSGFGFSLRGGSEYNMGLYVLGLMEGGPASRSQKMQVSDQLVEINGDSTAGMTHSQAVEQIRRGGHRIHLVLKRGNGYVPDYGHERRITSPSHLHHPKKQSLAAVDSTGQRGRSSKLKMRSRSSDGREKEKGTGRRRRRGASEGGGRSGLQSPVSESGDRSRDRRRRRKRESQSLPRDALRNHDDSDTEKGTVRGRKKEREDRRQRRSRSRGRKSKSRARKEEVEKEAEEEQQEPAAEEQVEVREAEEEQDVHAVEEQVEVKEEEEKEEEEKEEEEEEEEEEEEELERRTSDENITLPIPSPNQKLPSPKQKWEAESVENWDMAAEYRELRRQKELEAEQKQERSWEDDRGEDRDTEMSRDEQNDDTQSGHIERPLAGVAVIDPVSQREPFSFLTSTRSVEQLGDDESEYGGSQSDGSAASISGLSLAGGRRAVVLPGPWLTPSQHRAAQVMGGNRHPEGQTRQRGGRGGVS, from the exons GTACAACCAGGCAGCCCAGAGACGGAGAAATCTCTGGGGTCGACTACAACTTTGTCTCCATCGAGGAGTTCTTCTCCCTGGAGGAGTCAGGCGCTCTGCTTGAGAGCGGGAAGTTTAAAG GGAATTATTACGGAACACCTCGGCCCGTTCACATCAGCCAAGAGAGCCCCCCCATCACCTACCAGGAACACCGCAACCTGCTCAGAAAGTTCCGCACACGCAGCAAATCGCTCAGCAACCTGGAGAAGGCTGTGGAGGAGGGTGAAAACAGCGAGGACGACTCCGGCCTGTCCG GGGGCTCTGCAGGTGTGAGCAGCAGCGTCCGTCCCAGCCACCGCTCCCCCGGTCGACCCCGTGCATCCAGCAGCGGCGGGGATGGCAGTCCCATAGTGAACGGGATCATAAGAAGTGGTGCCAGGGTTCGAGCTGTGATGCCTGATCACTGGGAGCAGGCCTTCAGTGATCCAGGAGAGTCTCATTACATAGA TCGCAACCCAAAGACGAGCAGCTGGCAGAGTCCTCGAGCCTTAAGCAGGGAGACCGTCTACAAAAATGAAT GGTTCACGGACCAGCCAGAGGAGCTCCGGGGTTTCCCTGTGCACACACTTTTGACCAAGGGCTCCAGAGGGTTTGGTTTCAACATCGTGGGGGGCAGCCGGCTGAGAGAGTTCCTCCAGGTCTACAGTGTGACAGCGAGCGGACCTTCAGCACTCAAGacag CGGACATCCTAGTCTACATCAATGACGTTTGTGTGTTGGGAGTGTCTCACAAAGAGGTGGTGGAGATGCTGAAGTCGGTGCCTGTAGGCCACAGTGTGGATGTCGAGGTCAGAAGAGGGTACCCCATGCTCTATAACCCAGACGGCTGCCCCAAGCAGCCCCCGCCAAGGCTACTGGACAGCGGGGAACCCATCCTaccacccaccaccacccagCCTCACCAGCTACCTCGCCTCCCAACACCTACGCCCCAGCACTTCAACTTTAACGGAGTCCACAGTGAGAGGAGCTACATGGAACCAGGGGTGACTCTGGATGCAAATGGAAACGCGATGTCGTTCGCCGTCAGGCAGCCGCCTCCATACAGACGCTCCAGTATGAGCAACGCCGCCTCCTCGCCCCCCATGCGCCCGCCTCGTTCCCTGAGGAGTTTAGCCAGGCTGCAGTCGCTCGACCAAAACCTGGCGAGCCAGAGTGACAGCGAAGTTGTTTCTGCGATCGGCTCACACAG GGCATCAATGATTCgtaaccacaacaacaactcacTCTCAACACCCCCCCATCATTTACGATATGGCACGTCCAAGTCGTCTGAGAGCGACCTGTCCACCTGCACCCTGTCAGGGTCCCGGCTGCCCCTGCCTCAGTCGCCCAGGAGGCCGGTGTCCTCGCCTTGCGGCCCCCGCGGAGCCCAGTCCCCCCTCTTCAAACAGCAGACCTCCCACCTCAggcctccttcctcctctgacaACCCGTACAACCGCAGCTTCAGcggtttccatggcaacaccAGCCCCACAGCGAGCCCCAGCAGCGTGTCATCTCCCGGGGGGCTGAGCGCGGGCAGCGGAGGAGAGCTGGTGCCAGTGGCCTTGGCTCAGACTGAAGGAGACAGAGGCCTCGGCTTCAGCGTGACGGCTGGCGGCCCGGGAGGCAGGATGACGATAGTGAAAAGAGTCTGGGACAGGAAGCAGTGCAACTCTCTGCAGCCAGGGGATGCTATTGTCAAAATCAATGGAGCTGATATCCAGAGTCTGAGCTTTTCACAG GTGCAAACAGTTCTCCAGGAACACACCAGACAGGGAGAAGTCATCTTACTGGTTTACAGAGGAG GCATCTATCATTCAACCGTCTCCCCCAGCTCTGTTCGGAGACTCCCCCCGCCTCTTCTCcgcccccctcctccacctgttggCTCAGATGACTCCAGTCTTCTTCCAGAAACTCTGCCTTTGCCCCGCAGCTCCATGAGCACTCCTCCGTCCCCAGCCCGGACACGTTCCTCTCTGATCCAGAGCACCAGTTTCTTGGAGTCGATTCCAGTGACCCTGACGATGGAGCCCAAAGACTGGATCAACACGGGCCTGGAGGACGAGGCGGGTGGCGTCACGGTGCCTGATGCGCGTCTGGCGAGGCAGAGTGGTGAACAAATTCGGTCACTGCGAGGGTTTGACGTAGAACTCAGGAGAAAGCAAGGAGAGGGCTTTGGGTTCGTCATCGCCTCTCAGGATGTGGAGAACGGCAAAG CTGCTTCTCTACTCCCTCACCGGTTCGTGACAGTGCGTCGAGGCAGCCCAGCCGCCAAGAGCGGGCAGATCCGACCTGGAGATCGACTGGAGGCGGTGGAGGGACGCTCCGTGGTGACTCTGCCTCATCGGGAGCTCGCTCAGATACTTCGCAGGGTGGGAAACTCACTGAGGCTCACCATCGTCCCACGTCCAAGCACCT ACTCTTCAAGCCTCTCAGAAACAAATGAATTTGACCCCGCTCACAGAAGcaggaaaggtcagaggtcacgtcCAAAG CGGGACTCCAGATATTACAGCGTGGACCTGGATCGTGGCCCCTCAGGCTTCGGCTTCAGCCTGCGGGGGGGCAGTGAGTACAACATGGGCCTCTACGTCCTGGGACTGATGGAGGGGGGGCCCGCCTCCCGGAGCCAGAAAATGCAg GTGAGCGATCAGCTTGTGGAGATCAATGGGGACAGCACAGCGGGGATGACGCACAGCCAGGCCGTCGAGCAGATCCGCAGAGGAGGCCACCGCATCCACCTGGTGCTCAAGAGAGGCAACGGCTACGTGCCCGACTATG GCCATGAGCGCAGAAtcacctccccctcccaccTGCATCACCCCAAGAAGCAGAGTTTGGCTGCAGTAGACTCCACTGGACAGAGGGGGCGCAGCTCCAAGCTAAAGATGAGAAGCAGGTCTTCTGATGGACgcgagaaagaaaaagggactggaaggaggagaagaagaggggcCTCAGAGGGAGGGGGACGCTCGGGTTTGCAAAGCCCCGTCTCTGAGTCAGGAGACAGGTCCcgggacaggaggaggaggaggaaaagagagtcTCAGAGTTTACCCAGAGATGCTCTCAGGAACCATGACGATAGTGACACGGAAAAGGGAACagtgagggggagaaaaaaggagagggaggacaggagacagaggaggagtaGAAGCAGGGGGAGAAAAAGCAAGAGCAGGGCGAGGAAGGAAGAGGTTGAGAAGGAGGCGGAGGAAGAGCAGCAAGAACCTGCTGCTGAGGAGCAGGTGGAAGTTAGAGAGGCGGAGGAAGAGCAGGACGTACATGCTGTTGAAGAGCAGGTGGAAgttaaggaggaggaggaaaaggaggaggaggaaaaggaggaggaggaggaggaggaggaggaggaggaggaggaattaGAAAGAAGAACGAGTGACGAGAATATTACCTTACCTATTCCAAGTCCAAACCAAAAGCTTCCCAGTCCCAAACAAAAGTGGGAGGCAGAGTCTGTGGAAAACTGGGACATGGCAGCAGAGTACAGGGAGCTGAGGAGGCAGAAGGAGCTGGAGGCCGAGCAGAAGCAGGAGAGGTCATGGGAGGACGACAGGGGGGaagatagagacacagagatgagTAGGGATGAACAGAACGATGACACACAGAGTGGGCATATAGAAAGGCCTCTAGCGGGTGTTGCTGTGATAGATCCAGTGTCACAGAGAGAGCCCTTCTCCTTCCTCACCTCCACGCGgtctgtggagcagctggggGACGATGAGTCAGAGTATGGGGGCAGCCAATCTGACGGGTCTGCTGCCAGTATCTCAGGCCTCTCTCTGGCTGGCGGGCGCAGGGCTGTGGTGCTGCCAGGCCCGTGGCTCACACCCAGCCAACACAGGGCGGCACAGGTCATGGGGGGGAACAGGCACCCTGAAGGACAGacaaggcagagaggaggaagaggaggtgtcTCTTAA